The genomic interval TATGGGTCGATGTGTGTGGAAATGCTTTTTTACACCATATGGTACGCAATATCGTCGGTACACTATTAGCCGTTGGCGACGGCCGACAACCTTGTGAATGGGTCAAAGAAGTACTGGAAAGCCGCGATCGCAAGCAAGCAGGGATTACCGCGCCCGCTGCGGGGCTTTATTTTGTTAAAGCGCACTATGATCAGCACTTTGTGCTACCGACAACAGCAATCCCTGAAGGGGGTTTGTGGTGAGCATGCTGACTTTTCCTATTGTTGAAGGTAAGATGATTGCTTCGATCGATCAAGCCATTCTTCGCGATCAATCGATGAGCCATCAAGCACTGATGGAAGAAGCAGCAAGGGCGTGCAGTGTTTGGATTGATGAAAACGTGTCTAAATACCAGCCAATCGTTGTCTGCTGTGGGCCAGGTAATAATGGTGGTGATGGTCTTGCGATCGCAAGACGATTGATGATGGCTGGTTTTAATGTCAATGTTTATGCCGATCAAGCTGATAAAGGAACCTTGCAACACCAGCAGTTCGTACGCACTCAGGCGTTACTCCCAATCAAGCCACTGGCCGAACTCTCGATAGAACACGATGCTGTGGTGATTGATGCCTTATTTGGCGTTGGTATCCGTGGTGCGCTACGTTCGTCCTATAAAACCTACGTTGAGAAGATTAATGCAGTACCCAATGACGTGATAGCGATTGATACGCCTTCAGGCTTAGGTGATACGCTACTTGAAGAGAGCAGTGGCGTCGTACAAGCAACCCATACGCTGAGTTTATGCACGATTAAGCATAGCCAACTGTTTTCATACCATGATCGCGCAGTGGGTAATCTCCATCTTATCCCACTACCCAGCGCGCGTGACACGTTAAGCACTTATATTGATCAGCCACAATGGCTGACTGAGTCGTGGTTTCAGCGTGCGCGAGTGCGCCGTAACCATTTTGCCCACAAAGGCACACACGGACGTGTTTCGTTATGTGCTGGCAGTGGAGGGATGATTGGTGCAGCGGTGTTAAGCGCTAAAGCTGGTTTGCGTGCAGGGGTTGGTTTATTGCGCGTACATTGTGACATGCCGCTTGCGGCACAAGCGTTACACACAGCCATTCCTGAAGCGATGTACGAGGCTGAGCTGCCTAAAGAGGCGGATATCCTGGCAATTGGTCCTGGCTGGGGAAAAACAAAAGGGCGCGATCAACAATTGGCACAGTTATTGGTGCTACCTGCGCGTGCAAGGGTCATTGACGCGGATGCACTCAATATTTTAGCCCACCATCCTGGCTGGTTAGAAGCACTGCCACCACAAACGGTTCTAACCCCGCATCCGGGTGAATTCGCCCGATTGACGGGAGAAGGGATCCCACAAGATGATGATCGTATCGCACAAGCCAGTGCTTATGCCAAACGTTGGCGATGCACGGTTGTACTTAAAGGGCGTTATAGCGTGATTGCAGCCGCTGACGGGCGGGTGTGGGTTAATAGTAGTGGTAATAGTGGACTGGCCAAAGGCGGTAGTGGGGATGTGTTAACCGGCATTATAGCCGCGTTATTAGCCCAGGGATTAAGCGCAGAACAAGCAGCAGCGGTCGGTGTGTATTGGCATGGTAAGGCTGCTGATCGAGCGATAAAAACCATGCACCCACAATCGCTGTTAGCCAGCGATGTCATTGAACATTTAGGTGTTAGTTTGCAGCGCTAAGCGTACTGTTTATTTCTGAATGGTGTCCGCAGACGCTTCAATTTGCACAATTTGTGCTAACTGACGTGGATCACGAACATTAGCCTCAATAGGGCTGCTTGCGCCGAGATAGCGATTGCCCCAGTAACCATCAGTGTAGGTATCGATGGTGACATGTTTACCAGAAGAAGGGGCGTGGAGCATTTTGCCCTCGCCGACAAAAATCCCGACGTGTTGCACGCGACCGGGGCGTCCGAAAAACAATAAATCGCCCAGTTTGGGTTCGGCAACAGGATCAAAAGCGCGGAATTGATCGGCGCTGATTCTTGGTAGATCAAGGCCTTGGCCTTTAAAGACAAACTGCACCAGACCACTACAGTCAAAACCTTTGCGGGTTGTACCTCCATAGAGATAAGGAACACCTATCAACTTACGCGCCTCTGTGACGAGGTCTTCACGTATGCTCTGCTGTCGGTTTTCTGTCGGGTCTTTGATTAAGCTGTCAAAGCTGATGGCTTCGTTGATTTTGCTATAGCGCAAACTACTCACGCTATCAGCATAAGCCGCGCTAATCATGCAGGTGAGCACGCATAAACCAAGCACTTTATTCATTAAAACTATGACTTACAAGGTGATAATGGCGAACAGTGTAACTGAAAAGTGCGTAAATACCAAGAAAACCTCGCAAAATCATCGCCTAAGTTTAAAGGAAATATTCTGCGAGGTTAATGGGCTATGCGTAATTAGCTAAATAGTGCGGCGATCTCTTCTGGTGATTTATGGCGCACATCATGGCCTTTATCATAGAAAATAATCGCCTCAGCAATATTGATGCTGTGATCACCAACACGTTCCAACGCTTTGGCGGCAAAGAGCACATTCACCGCCTGGCTGATGTAGCGCGGATCTTCCATCATATAGGTGATCAATTGGCGGGTAACGCTGGCGTAATTGGCATCTAATTCACGATCATCGGCAAGCAACTTAATGGCTTCGTTGATGTCGATGCGTGCGATGATATTGATGGTACGGCTTAGAATGCTGTGGGCAAAGCGCGCGGTGGATAAGATTTCTTGCCACAGCTTGCTGTGCGTATCGATTCCGTCTTCGCGTAAAAAACGGCCAATTTTAACCACTTCATCACCAATGCGCTCGAAGTCGGTCGCAATACGGTCTGTGGCGCTTAAAAAACGCAGGTCATTAGCAACCGGCGCGCGAGTTGCCGTCAGACGGACACACTCTTTATTGATATCCTTGTGGAATTGATTCACCTTGATATCAATCTCATCAATAGATTCCAAGGTTTCTATCGATGTTTTGCCGCGTAGAAAATCGTGCACCAGGGTAAATTGACGTTCGGTGAGTTTGCCCATTTCTGCAATCATATTTTGCAGGTTTAAGAGATCTTCATCAAAGCGTTTACTTAAATGTCTGTCCATATTATGCTCCTTAACCGAATCGACCAGTGATGTAATCTTCGGTCAGTTTATGCTGTGGATTGGTGAAAATCTGATCGGTTTTGCCAATCTCGACTAATTTACCGAGGTGGAAGTATGCAGTGCGCTGTGACACGCGCGCCGCTTGCTGCATCGAGTGTGTCACAATTGCAATGCAATAATTCTCGCGTAATTCATCAATCAACTCCTCGATTTTACCGGTGGCAATCGGGTCAAGCGCAGAACAAGGCTCATCCATGAGTATCACTGAAGGCTTCACCGCAATCGCGCGTGCAATACACAAACGTTGCTGCTGACCTCCAGAGAGTCCAGTCCCTGGTTTATCTAATCGGTCTTTAACTTCTTCCCAAATGCCGGCTTTACGCAAAGAGGTTTCAACAATTTCATCCATATCAGCTTTTGCACGCGCCAAACCATGGATGCGTGGCCCATAAGCAATATTTTCAAAAATCGATTTTGGGAATGGGTTGGGTTTTTGAAATACCATACCCACATTACGACGCAGGTTCACCACATCGAGTTTGCGATCGTAAATATTTTGATCATCAATGCAAATCTCGCCAGTCACGCGACAAATATCAATGGTATCGTTCATGCGGTTTAATGCGCGTAAAAAGGTTGATTTACCACATCCTGAAGGGCCGATCATCGCCAGTACTTCATTATTGCCCACATCTAAATGCACATCATGAATGGCTTGTTTATCGCCGTAGAAGACATCCACGCCACGGGTGGTGATTTTTGGGTTATCCACAAATGGGGTACCGATGGTTTCGATACTATCAAGGTCAATATTCTGTGGGGCGTTGTCGGTCATATTGAGTTCCTGTTCACTAAAGTTATTATCGCTATTTACGAGCATAAATCACCATTTTCGTTCGAATTTTTTGCGCAGCAGCACAGCAAGGGCATTCATCACAATCAAAAAGCAAAGAAGAATGATGATGGCAAATGAGGTGCGTGCAACAAAGGCACGATCGGGTAGATCGGACCAGATATAAATCTGTACCGGCATAACGGTTGACGGATCGAGAATACCGTTTGCGGGGTCAACGATAAAGGCGACCATACCAATCATCAGTAGTGGTGCGGTTTCACCAAGTGCTTGTGCCATACCGATAATCGTACCAGTAAGCATCCCTGGAAGGGCTAATGGTAAGACATGGTGAAAGACCACTTGCATCTTTGACGCGCCCAAGCCAAGGGCAGCATCACGAATCGAAGGAGGTACCGATTTTAACGCCGCACGAGAGGAGATAATGATCGTTGGCAAGGTCATTAAGGTTAAGACCAAGCCGCCGACTAAAGGTGTGGAGCGCGGAATACCGAAAAAGCTGATAAATACCGCCAAACCAAGCAAGCCAAAGACAATCGAAGGCACAGCCGCGAGGTTATTGATATTTGCTTCCAAGAACTCGGTAAATTTATTCTTACTGGCGAATTCCTCTAAATACACCGCGGCAAGTACCGCAATCGGGAAAGAGAGCAATAAAGTCACCAGCAGGGTATAAAATGAACCAATTAAAGCGCCTTTAATCCCCGCGTCTTGTGGACTGCGTGAATCACCATTGCTAAACATCGTTTCATTGAAACTTGAGCGTAGCCGGCCTTGCTGATCGAGGGTGTTAACAAAGGCAATCTCAGCATCTTTGACCTCACGATCGCCCTCGGCTTTGTTTTGATCAACATAGCCTTTAAATGCGCTATCGACCGCGCCACTAGATGGTAACCAGACGTTTTGTGTGCTGCCAACAATACCTGGATCTTGTTCAACCTGAGCCATTAAACGGTATTGCGCAGAACTACTGACCAGTGAATTAGTGAGTTGATAGCCATCTTCTTCGCTATCAGGTAAGGCGTTTTTTAACGCCTCACCAATGATCATATTGTAGTTGGCGCCACGAATAGCGCGCAGGCGGCCTTCATCATTACTGGCTGCGCTGAGATCAATGACAGACGGATCAAAGTTGACCTCAAGCTGGATTTCGGTTTGTGTGAATGCCGGAATCGCGTCTCTGACAATCGAATAGACAAAGCTGACTAAGAAAAACAGCGCGATAAGCAATGAGGCAATCCCGTAAATCTTAAACCGATTTTCCGCTGAGTGGCGTTTTTTAAGTAGTGTAGAATCAGACATGGGTTACCTTTAGTCGTATTGCTCGCGATATTTCTTCACAATGTGCAAAGCATAAATATTGAGCAAGAATGTGATGATAAACAGGGTTAAGCCAAGTGCGAACGCCGATAGCGTTTTCGCCGAATCAAATTCCTGGTCGCCGGTAAGCAGGGTGACGATTTGTACGGTTACGGTGGTCACGGCTTCAAACGGATTAATCGTTAAGTTTGCTGACAGACCAGCAGCCATAACCACAATCATCGTTTCGCCAATCGCGCGTGAGGCTGCGAGAATCACCGCACTAACAATTCCGGGAAGGGCAGCAGGCAGTAAGACTTTTTTAATCGTTTCAGAACGTGTCGCGCCCAGTCCGTAAGAGCCTTCACGCAGACTCTGCGGTACGGCATTAATCACATCATCTGAGAGCGAGGAAATAAACGGAATAATCATAATGCCCATCACCAGCCCTGCTGCTAACGCGCTTTCTGAAGCCACACCCAAGCCAATCGTTTCACCGAGGGAGCGGATGAGCGGCGCAACAGTCAATGCTGCGAAGAAGCCGTACACCACGGTTGGAATACCAGCAAGAATTTCCAGCATCGGTTTTGCCCAAGCGCGTACCGTATTAGAGGCATACTCAGATAAATACACCGCTGAGAGTAAGCCAATAGGGACAGCAACAATCAGCGCAATAACCGAAATCAATAATGTGCCGACGAGCAGGGGAATGACACCAAACGAGCCAGAACCACCAACTTGTCCTTCACGCATGGCTGTTTGAGGGCTCCAATGGGTGTTGAAGAAGAAATCCATCGGCGAGACTTTGCCGAAGAAGCGTACCGATTCAAACAGCACCGACAAAATGATGCCAAATGTGGTAAGTATCGCCAAACCAGCGCAAGCAATCATTACCCAGCGAACATATTTTTCAACTTGGTTGCGTGCACGATAATCGGCTTTTAAGCGGGTTAATGCCCAAAGCGCACCAAGAATCATAATAATGACGGCGATAACCGTGCGATAAGTACTTAGATTCGATTTAACCGCTTCATATTGCTCAGCAATGGGTTTGAATTTGTCAGCAATGCTGT from Suttonella sp. R2A3 carries:
- a CDS encoding C40 family peptidase is translated as MNKVLGLCVLTCMISAAYADSVSSLRYSKINEAISFDSLIKDPTENRQQSIREDLVTEARKLIGVPYLYGGTTRKGFDCSGLVQFVFKGQGLDLPRISADQFRAFDPVAEPKLGDLLFFGRPGRVQHVGIFVGEGKMLHAPSSGKHVTIDTYTDGYWGNRYLGASSPIEANVRDPRQLAQIVQIEASADTIQK
- a CDS encoding NAD(P)H-hydrate dehydratase, with the protein product MLTFPIVEGKMIASIDQAILRDQSMSHQALMEEAARACSVWIDENVSKYQPIVVCCGPGNNGGDGLAIARRLMMAGFNVNVYADQADKGTLQHQQFVRTQALLPIKPLAELSIEHDAVVIDALFGVGIRGALRSSYKTYVEKINAVPNDVIAIDTPSGLGDTLLEESSGVVQATHTLSLCTIKHSQLFSYHDRAVGNLHLIPLPSARDTLSTYIDQPQWLTESWFQRARVRRNHFAHKGTHGRVSLCAGSGGMIGAAVLSAKAGLRAGVGLLRVHCDMPLAAQALHTAIPEAMYEAELPKEADILAIGPGWGKTKGRDQQLAQLLVLPARARVIDADALNILAHHPGWLEALPPQTVLTPHPGEFARLTGEGIPQDDDRIAQASAYAKRWRCTVVLKGRYSVIAAADGRVWVNSSGNSGLAKGGSGDVLTGIIAALLAQGLSAEQAAAVGVYWHGKAADRAIKTMHPQSLLASDVIEHLGVSLQR
- the phoU gene encoding phosphate signaling complex protein PhoU; its protein translation is MDRHLSKRFDEDLLNLQNMIAEMGKLTERQFTLVHDFLRGKTSIETLESIDEIDIKVNQFHKDINKECVRLTATRAPVANDLRFLSATDRIATDFERIGDEVVKIGRFLREDGIDTHSKLWQEILSTARFAHSILSRTINIIARIDINEAIKLLADDRELDANYASVTRQLITYMMEDPRYISQAVNVLFAAKALERVGDHSINIAEAIIFYDKGHDVRHKSPEEIAALFS
- the pstA gene encoding phosphate ABC transporter permease PstA yields the protein MSDSTLLKKRHSAENRFKIYGIASLLIALFFLVSFVYSIVRDAIPAFTQTEIQLEVNFDPSVIDLSAASNDEGRLRAIRGANYNMIIGEALKNALPDSEEDGYQLTNSLVSSSAQYRLMAQVEQDPGIVGSTQNVWLPSSGAVDSAFKGYVDQNKAEGDREVKDAEIAFVNTLDQQGRLRSSFNETMFSNGDSRSPQDAGIKGALIGSFYTLLVTLLLSFPIAVLAAVYLEEFASKNKFTEFLEANINNLAAVPSIVFGLLGLAVFISFFGIPRSTPLVGGLVLTLMTLPTIIISSRAALKSVPPSIRDAALGLGASKMQVVFHHVLPLALPGMLTGTIIGMAQALGETAPLLMIGMVAFIVDPANGILDPSTVMPVQIYIWSDLPDRAFVARTSFAIIILLCFLIVMNALAVLLRKKFERKW
- the pstB gene encoding phosphate ABC transporter ATP-binding protein PstB; translation: MTDNAPQNIDLDSIETIGTPFVDNPKITTRGVDVFYGDKQAIHDVHLDVGNNEVLAMIGPSGCGKSTFLRALNRMNDTIDICRVTGEICIDDQNIYDRKLDVVNLRRNVGMVFQKPNPFPKSIFENIAYGPRIHGLARAKADMDEIVETSLRKAGIWEEVKDRLDKPGTGLSGGQQQRLCIARAIAVKPSVILMDEPCSALDPIATGKIEELIDELRENYCIAIVTHSMQQAARVSQRTAYFHLGKLVEIGKTDQIFTNPQHKLTEDYITGRFG
- the pstC gene encoding phosphate ABC transporter permease subunit PstC; translated protein: MNLSNLQLLGLAFIVGLLMYWVARTRAIALRNTQTLHSMPQYHGSYAFLWIFLPVLLFIFAYLPFMNVTLKNAMNGLMLDAGINNEGMQALAANAVGNYLSGATNSIADKFKPIAEQYEAVKSNLSTYRTVIAVIIMILGALWALTRLKADYRARNQVEKYVRWVMIACAGLAILTTFGIILSVLFESVRFFGKVSPMDFFFNTHWSPQTAMREGQVGGSGSFGVIPLLVGTLLISVIALIVAVPIGLLSAVYLSEYASNTVRAWAKPMLEILAGIPTVVYGFFAALTVAPLIRSLGETIGLGVASESALAAGLVMGIMIIPFISSLSDDVINAVPQSLREGSYGLGATRSETIKKVLLPAALPGIVSAVILAASRAIGETMIVVMAAGLSANLTINPFEAVTTVTVQIVTLLTGDQEFDSAKTLSAFALGLTLFIITFLLNIYALHIVKKYREQYD